In the genome of Mugil cephalus isolate CIBA_MC_2020 chromosome 21, CIBA_Mcephalus_1.1, whole genome shotgun sequence, one region contains:
- the pdia6 gene encoding protein disulfide-isomerase A6 has translation MGPLLVGVLSCSLVLSVQALYSSSDDVVELTASNFNREVIQSDSLWLVEFYAPWCGHCQSLAPDWKKAAAALKGIVKVGAVDADQHKSLGSQYGVRGFPTIKIFGANKNKPDEYQGGRSSQAIVDGAMNALRSLVKDRLSGKSGGSGYSKQSGGGGGGSGSKKDVVELTDDNFDKLVLDGDDVWLVEFFAPWCGHCKNLEPEWTAAASAVKEQTKGKVRLGAVDATVHQVVSGRYGIRGFPTIKIFRKGEEPEDYQGGRTRGDIIEKALELFSDNAPPPELLEILNEDILKNTCEDSQLCIIAVLPHILDTGAAGRNSYLEVMTKMADKYKKKMWGWLWTEAGAQMDLESSLGIGGFGYPAMAAINTRKMKFALLKGSFSETGIHEFLRELSVGRGSTATLGGGTMPKIHVVEAWDGQDGQLPVEEDYDLSDVDLDDDYDKDEL, from the exons ATGGGTCCTCTTTTAGTCG gagtCTTGAGCTGCTCCCTGGTCCTGTCTGTCCAAGCCTTGTACTCGTCCAGTGATGATGTTGTTGAGCTCACCGCCTCCAACTTCAACAGAGAGGTGATCCAGAGTGACAGTCTGTGGCTGGTGGAGTTTTATGCCCCCTG GTGTGGCCACTGTCAGAGTCTGGCCCCTGACTGGAAGAAGGCAGCCGCCGCCCTCAAG ggTATCGTCAAGGTGGGCGCAGTAGATGCTGACCAGCACAAGTCGCTGGGGAGCCAGTATGGCGTCAGGGGCTTCCCCACCATCAAGATCTTCGGAGCCAACAAGAACAAGCCGGATGAGTACCAAG GAGGACGTAGCAGCCAGGCCATCGTTGACGGGGCGATGAATGCGTTGCGTAGTCTGGTGAAGGACAGGCTGAGCGGCAAGTCTGGTGGCTCTGGCTACAGCAAACAG AGTGGAGGCggtggcggcggcagcggcagcaaGAAGGACGTGGTCGAGCTCACCGACGACAACTTCGACAAGTTGGTGCTGGACGGCGACGACGTGTGGCTGGTGGAGTTCTTCGCTCCCTGGTGTGGACACTGCAAGAA cCTGGAGCCCGAGTGgacagctgcagcctcagctgTCAAGGAGCAGACCAAGGGCAAAGTTCGCCTGGGAGCTGTGGATGCTACTGTGCACCAAGTTGTGTCCGGCCGCTACGGG ATCCGTGGATTTCCCACCATCAAGATTTTCCGCAAAGGTGAGGAGCCCGAGGACTACCAAGGGGGTCGTACCCGCGGAGACATCATTGAGAAAGCTCTGGAGCTGTTCTCTGACAACGCTCCTCCTCCTGAGCTGCTGGAG ATCCTCAACGAAGACATCTTGAAGAACACCTGTGAGGACAGTCAGCTGTGTATAATCGCTGTCCTGCCACACATCCTGGACACAG GTGCTGCTGGTAGAAACAGTTACCTGGAGGTGATGACGAAGATGGCCGACAAGTACAAGAAGAAGATGTGGGG ctggcTGTGGACTGAGGCCGGGGCTCAGATGGACCTGGAGTCGTCCCTGGGTATCGGTGGATTTGGCTACCCTGCCATGGCCGCCATCAACACGCGCAAGATGAAGTTTGCCCTGCTCAAAGGCTCCTTCAGTGAGACGGGCATTCACGAGTTCCTCAG GGAGCTTTCTGTGGGCCGCGGCTCCACCGCCACACTAGGAGGTGGCACCATGCCCAAGATTCATGTGGTTGAAGCCTGGGACGGCCAAGATGGACAG CTTCCTGTGGAGGAGGACTACGACCTCAGCGACGTAGACCTGGACGACGACTACGACAAGGACGAGTTATAG
- the LOC124998630 gene encoding potassium voltage-gated channel subfamily F member 1-like — protein MWGIHRTRYADCNGSEASEETEIVVNIGGVKQVLYGDVLNRFPDTRLAELVDCSVKTSEEISLLCDDYDPEAREFYFDRDPDAFKCIIELYYYGEIHMKRGICPICFMKEMEFWKIGSDFLDDCCKSHLREVEDELAEIAEKVRTILVDREGDPSAGGWQRFQMCLWRLMEKPESSLPAHIIAIVSFIFILVSSVVMCVGTIPELQVEDSEGHLTEHPTLEVIETVCIGWFTIEYILRLISSPNKIKFVLAFMNIIDFMAIMPFFVVLTLTSFGAGVMELANVQQAVQALRIMRIARIFKLARHSSGLQTLTSALKSSFKELGLLLMYMGVGVFLFSALGYTMEQNHPDTLFTSIPQSFWWAVITMTTVGYGDVYPKTTLGRCNAAISFLCGVIAIALPIHPIINNFVLFYNKQQVLETAAKHEIELMALRTGDDELKAAPGAHKHVCSPGVWDNAMHACHSDTYIPLLKDPRGAAGIQTPSMDTSFESTAEAAEYFIS, from the coding sequence ATGTGGGGGATCCATAGGACGCGGTATGCGGACTGCAATGGCTCTGAAGCAAGCGAAGAGACGGAGATTGTGGTGAACATTGGTGGGGTGAAACAGGTGCTGTACGGGGACGTGTTGAATCGCTTCCCGGACACACGACTGGCAGAACTAGTGGACTGCTCGGTCAAGACCTCTGAAGAAATATCTTTATTGTGTGACGATTATGACCCCGAAGCAagagagttttattttgacagagatCCCGACGCATTCAAATGCATTATTGAGTTGTATTATTATGGAGAGATACACATGAAAAGAGGCATCTGCCCAATTTGTTTTATGAAGGAAATGGAGTTCTGGAAAATCGGCTCGGATTTTCTGGATGACTGCTGTAAAAGCCACCTgagagaggtggaggatgaACTTGCAGAGATTGCCGAGAAAGTGAGAACCATCCTGGTGGACCGAGAAGGAGATCCGTCTGCAGGAGGCTGGCAGCGCTTCCAGATGTGCCTCTGGAGGTTGATGGAGAAGCCAGAGTCCTCGCTGCCTGCGCACATAATCGCAATAGTGTCTTTTATCTTCATCCTCGTTTCCTCCGTGGTCATGTGCGTGGGGACCATCCCCGAGCTGCAGGTGGAAGACTCAGAGGGTCACCTCACGGAGCACCCAACTCTGGAGGTCATCGAGACAGTGTGCATCGGCTGGTTCACTATTGAATACATCTTGCGTCTGATCTCCTccccaaacaaaataaaatttgttcTCGCTTTCATGAACATCATCGACTTCATGGCCATCATGCCCTTCTTCGTGGTGCTGACTCTAACCTCCTTCGGCGCGGGAGTGATGGAGCTGGCTAACGTGCAGCAGGCGGTGCAGGCTTTACGCATAATGCGCATTGCGCGCATTTTCAAGCTGGCCCGCCATTCCTCCGGACTCCAGACACTCACATCTGCcctgaagagcagcttcaaaGAGCTCGGTCTGCTCCTCATGTACATGGGCGTGGGGGTGTTCCTTTTCTCTGCCCTGGGCTACACCATGGAACAGAATCACCCTGACACGCTGTTTACCAGCATCCCTCAGTCGTTCTGGTGGGCCGTGATCACCATGACCACCGTGGGGTACGGAGACGTCTACCCCAAGACCACTTTGGGCCGGTGCAACGCCGCCATCAGCTTTTTGTGCGGGGTCATCGCCATCGCCCTCCCTATACACCCCATCATCAACAATTTCGTCCTGTTCTACAACAAGCAACAGGTGCTGGAGACTGCTGCCAAGCACGAGATCGAGCTGATGGCACTGCGCACCGGTGACGACGAGTTGAAGGCTGCACCTGGCGCCCATAAACACGTTTGCAGCCCGGGCGTCTGGGACAACGCCATGCACGCCTGTCACAGCGACACATACATCCCTTTACTGAAGGATCCCAGGGGGGCTGCAGGCATCCAGACACCTAGCATGGATACGAGCTTTGAAAGCACAGCTGAGGCCGCTGAATATTTCATCTCATGA